The Acropora muricata isolate sample 2 unplaced genomic scaffold, ASM3666990v1 scaffold_754, whole genome shotgun sequence genome segment acatgcgGTTTTTGTTTCCACAAACAACGAACATAACAATATAATCGCTTAAGTAATATGGTGATTATGGTCATGTGCGGAGGCCCATCCCACTAACCACGCTGACGATATCTGGAATCCAGTGCTAGTAAAAAACGTGCTCAATTTGTGTACTTGGCGGACGGTACTGCATGATTTTAAAAAGCAATTACCTTCGTTAAGGTATCTTGTAACATGTGCCTTAAGCGGAGCGATCTTTCGGTCACACACGTCTTTGCCACTGTTCGCCTCACTAAAGCTGTAGTTCTTTAACGTCAAGCCTCCTTTTGCAGCAATAGCTGGTGCATTAATGATCAGAGCTGCATTGTGATAACAGCCGGCATTATCGCTTCTCAAAAAAATATCTTTGAGATTTGGGGCGATTTGCACAAGTTGATGTACAAGGCATTCTAGTACTGAACATACTGCAAACCAATCTTGGTTGCACTTTTCGAAAATGTGGATAAACGTCTGCACCTGCGcagaaaaaaacaagtcaaTAGTCACAAcatagaaaatgtcaaaaaccgGATTTGCACACGTAAAACGGTAAATACCTGGAACTCAGTTTCATCTTTTTCCACTTTTGTAATAAAGGCTGACACATGCCAGCTGATACCCTTTTTGCCAAACCACTCCTTCTGGGTCTCTCGATAACTCCGTGGCAACCACTTCATTGCCCAGTCCATCACAACTAAAACCTGCTCCGCAGTAAGATTGTCAAGAACGTCGATTTTACTCTTTTCCTGATTGATGGCTCTCACAATATGAGCCTTCCATTGCAGAATTATTTCTGCGGCTTTCTCCGCGTCATACTTCAGTTCCTCTTTCTGTTCCTGGTAACTAAGAAAAATGGACTCGCCATTAATTCACTACACTATACTTCAAGTATAACGGCCTACAACGTTTTAAGTATCGTCGTCACAGGACAAAAACACGAGCAATGAATCGGAGCTCGAGTATTTACGGTGGCGGATCTAAAGGAGGAGCCCGAGGGGGCCCAGGCCCCTCTTATTTTgggtgaaaaagaagaaatgacaGAACGAAAAATAACCGGCAGggcaagtaaaacaaaacaacagccgCCTGCACCAACCCCCTACCCCCCTCCCTCTTAGCGCAAGGTCTGGATCCGCCCGCCACTGATTTGGGAAAGGGAATAACATTAAATTGAAGCAATAAAAACTCTATCATTCCCGCTAACTTGCTGGTTATGTCCCAGTGTCTTTCTATTAGATCAGAGGACCGAGACATTCCTTAGGGGTTGTCACTGGCGTAACCAATTTCGCTAGCAAGTACACGACTAACATGAAAGTAAATTTTTCTAGTGACAAAATCAAGTTTAATGAACATGTACTAAAGCTAGGAATACCAGAATAGCAGTGTATCGCTTACCACTAACTGTTAACGGCTTCCAGCTGAAAAACTAGCTTTTATTTGTCAAAACGATTACACTGAAATTCAACTGTAAACATGAATCTGCAGAAGGCGTGGTGCGCGGGAAAAATAAGACGCAAATGTTTTACTTACTGGACGGTGACACGATAAAATGGAACGGATACCGTAGTTTTCAAAAAAGATTAATAACTTTAAAAGACGCGTGCTTTCGCGTACATTTTATCTAATGAAATGGAAGTGGCAAGGCTAATCAACACGTGATTAGTTTCTGGTTATGAGGTAATATCCTTTCCTTCGTTTTTCTgaaaaatgctgatgtcagcatttttgaactgagattcaaggctaattgTTTAAAAATATGCATGgctaaccctatttttttttttgtggattCCAATAGCTACTACCGCTTCCTAATCTGGTGCAAAAATCTTTGTATTTAGTAGGCACGGTCCTTAATTAAACCTTTATTGGTTTCCAAACCGGCGTGTAGCAACATGTACCGAAAATTCGTGTACCTAGTGCATTAGCGCCTGCTTACCTGTAACAGATATCTTCAGAGTCTAGTCCAACAATGATGTCATTAGGAGCTTTCTTACAATCCAAGCATCGATCACACTCCATGGAATGGTCATGGTCACAGGCTGACTTAAAGTGAGCATCGTCAGTTGATAGGGCGAAGCGTATACAGTGATCAGCACAGGGACTTTCCTCCAAGATGTGCAATTTGTAATCGGCTTTTAAATACCGTTTAGCTGCTCGAATCCTCTGTTTCAGGCTATCAACCCATTGAAGCGATGAGCctacatgaaaacaaaataatttcctCTACTACCCAGCGTCCAGCCTCTCCAAGGACGGAATATCGTGAAGAGCGAAGAAGCAATTGCGCGAGAGGAACACAGTGGCTAGTCGGTCTCCTTCACAGCACCTTTACTCTGGCTACATCTTTTCGCTCTCCACAATATGGAACACGCTATACGGATTAAGACTAACAGCACAATGTTAGACTAAGGACTAAATGTCAAATATGGTAAAGTTACATAAAAACTTACCAAGGGAAGCCATTGTTTGTAGAATGTTTTCCAAGGTATCAAAAGCTGATGCCCCTTCGCTTGTAACATTGTCTAATCCTGCAAGGCTCTTCCTCTGTGAAGCTGCACAAATCTGTGACAAATAACAATTACAAATTTATACGCAAATTGAGGAAGTGCGACTACCTGGGTTGCATTTTTTGCCTCAAGTCAAAACTCAATTTTGATTATTGTACTTCAATTTTGATTATTGTACTTCATGCGCGCCGCAATACACAACATTCAAATGCACATTAAAATAGCATGCATTGCCGGCTTACCAGGAATTATGCATTCGTTCACGCAATACAAAGTTATTTACGACGCTCTAACGCATGACTTTCCACTTGTTGGAAATTCTCTCAAGTATGCAAAATATCGTAGATTAACCCCGGGCATATGTGCGACTGTTTTGTTTATCAAACTGTATATTTCACCTTTAAGATAGAAAATAGCGTTGATCTACCAAGAGGATAGAAGTCCACTTCACGGCAGTATGACTGATAAAGCTTGACTAGCCTGGAACTGATTACGGTTCGTACCATATCAGGCACCTCAATGGATTCACCGGTTGACATTTTAAGCTTTCTTGTACCGTATGCAACATCTTGAAGATAGTGCGGGCTACTAATAAAATCCAAGAAATGGTCAACTTTTTCCCCATCCAGTCGATAACGTACTACGGGCTCCCTCTCTTCATAGACTCCTTCGCCCACAGTTGCAGAATGCTTTCTTGCCTGATCAATCCTCCATGTCGTCAGACCTGGTACCATAGCTTTTAACTTCGATTTACTGTAATGTTGCACGAAGATGGATAAGATCGTCATTTTTGTGTACCATGATGTCGCTCCTTCGTACAATAAAACTAGGGTCGCAATAATCTTATTTTCTGTGCTTGGCTCTTTAGTTGTGGAAGGTTGAGTGATCCGAGTGAGTAACTCAGATGATTGTCCGGGGGCAATACACTCCAGAGCTGTTTCTACTACTTCCTTCGATTTTCGCTTGATGTAAGAACTCGTGCTTTTTGCGACTTCTGAAATTGGCTGGTTTAGTTGAAAGCGTACTGGACTGATTCTTCCATCACTCAAACGGCCAATACAGCTGTTTAGGGCTTGTAGTCCGCGATTAGCTCGGGGCGTTGGAAAATATTCCGTATCATCGAGACGTAGCGACTCTACTAAGGTAGGTAATGGCGTCATGATGTCATCATACTGGCTCTCGAGTTTAGAGTATTCTCCAGGTTGAACCTTTTGTTAAAGACAGTAAATACATCAGTGAGTAAATTAAATTTGTGGAAGGACAGCGGATACATCTTAAAATAATTCGCGTTTTCATGTATATATGCCACTATTAGgatttaacaaaaaaatctaACAAACGAAGAAAAATAAATTGTCCACATGCCACCAACGTGTCATTTTGGCAGCATTCTGACTAGTTAAGTTACCGTATTTGAGGAATGTCGCCAAGAGGAACAGTTGGGCTGGTTATCTTATCAGCATTTTGGGGAGTGATGACCGAACAGCTACTGAAAGTTTCAGCATGAGACAGAGTAAATCCACTTTTAAAAGAACCCTGGAGGGGCGTGGCATCTACCCCAGCTTCCCCACTTTGTTCGTACGTGGGTTAAGTCTGTCTTGCTTCTGCACCCACTCAGATGCATTGTATCATCTTTTTGAAGATGGCGTGCGAAGCTGGCGTGTGAGGTTGGCAAGTTTCCCGCGCGAGTACATTTTGTTTGGCCGGGAATCTGCGGAGACCAAGGAGCGACAAAGCCACGGGGAAAACCAATCACCGTTCTCCTCGCGCCAGAAAGGGAGAGGCTCCGCCGTTGAAACAAAACACTCATCCCGCCAGCTGTGCAGGTTATTTTTAGAACCCGACTCCGGCTTAGCCTCCCTCACCCGATTTTGTATTAACAATATACTTACTATATCTAAGTCAGCCCGGTAAGTGCTATCTAAAGGATTCTGGTAGTGTGGATAAGATGAGTTTTAATACCTGGCTTCTTCGTGGCCTTAACAAGGTGGATGAAAGTGCGTCTTCATTGACGCTTTCTTTATAATCATCTCGAGGTTCTACTTCTCTTGTGGCCATGGCTAACCGCTAAACATACTCAATAGTCCCTGCATGTTCCTCTTGAAATGTATTGAGGATTTACTTTAAGCTCttgattgttgtttttgtctgtGGCTgagtaagaaaacaaagagctCACGGCGAGTTTACTTTCGTGGACTTACAGTCCAACAAGACCGAGTTGGGAAAGTCGAGGAAAATGCTTTGCAAAATTTGGTTCAGAATGAAATAATTTGTGAAAACAAGGGAAATTTTTTTCGTCACATTGAATATTGTTCTTTGTTTCCTACGAGACAACCTAACGGATCGAACTTATGGGGTTTgcagaatgaaaacaaacaaaaaagcttCACTATACTACCTGTAACTTCACGGCTGTAAAAGTCTTGGTGTGAATTCCCAGACATTTCATACAGACACCTAGCATAGTTGTAAACAGTACTGAATACTTCAATGTAATCTAagcaaacatttttgcaaaataataaatataacaaaattaacTGTAACAGCAAGAATTAACACGAAAGCAAGCTGCTAACCTTGACCGATCTCACACAAGATTTTATattttctctgaatttcctgGGACATACGCAATGTCACACCTCTTACTGGTTTCTGCTTGCTGTCATGCGATGGATGTTTGCAAACTTTGCTTGGTCGCCATCCAAGACCAAACTCATCTCTGTGAAGGGGGCAAATGGTAAGGGAATCTCCGGCCTCGTCAAACAAACCAGCTCTATACAAGCAAAGTTGCCATTCCACCTCGACACCTGCGGATGTGGTTTTGTAACACCCGTTCAAATGATCATAAACGTCTTTTGAACAGGTCTTTAAAGGTAAAAGTGCTGTCTGATGTTTGTAACGAGCAGATACACCACACTCCTTTTTAGAATGCACTCTAAAAGAGCATTCAAAGGAAGCCATGGCGCGCGATACTCGGTGTGAAATTTGTGGCATGAAATTTGATACAAAATACGGCTGCAAGTTGTCACAAGTGACGTACTCTGTCACGCAATAAACAGCTGGTTATaacagcaaaacaacaacgcaaAAACTGTTCTGTTCGTTTCAATTGGATGGAAAAGAAATAGGATGTATAACATTTCGTCGcggagaaaaaattgttttcattgtttgaacAAACTCCGGCGACCGAATAGTAAAACAAGTCGGTGAAGTATTAAAATGCCTGGATGCGATGTCGCCAGCTGGCCGACTGGTTCGACAACATCTGTTCAGCAAATTACTATGGTGCCGGctggaaatacaacaaaacGAAGCTTGGTTGTCAAAAGAACTACGCTATTCAACCTTCAAGGCAACGATTTCTAAAATCCTGCGACGCAGCCTTCTTCGAGAACATTTAACTCGTGGTGCGGATACGACCAGCAACGCTTCGAATTAAGTTATGTCAACTAGCTAACTGCAGCTTAAATACTAACAAATAAGGTTAGCTGAAGTTGCAAAATGTTTCATAACGATGTTTCGTTTCTCATTAAGTGAAGTTTTATTTACGGAATACAGTTTCCACCGAATTCTGACGGTAAATCCTTGTCgagctcatttgcatattgtCACAAACAAGCATTAGTTAGATGCAACAACAGTTCTCGCACACAGTCCTTTAcagagtttttcttttttaaactgaaatatCATTTCTTTGGCAAGCCTTAGATAACTACTACTTCAACTGAACAAACGCCGCATCGCTACAAACAATGACTTTTAAGACCCTTCTGTTTAGGTATGATTTGACTAGGGTGAGTTGAAATTTAGCTCCTGGCCACAACAAATAAGCCACAGAAGTTTAGTCCACgttgttttattgttaagtGTTAGAACTAGTCTATGTAGAAATATCATGTTATTTCCCGTTGCTTCTAGCTTGCAACAAGTGATCAAAGATGTTGTATATTTTCACCACAAATTTGAACACTTTTTATTATCTGACAGTTTGATTGACATATCTCCTAAACAATAGACAGTTAAACCAAACTGTTCCACTTGGTTAATGTACTAGTGATGTTGTACAACTGTGCCAAGTTTCAGGGGAATCGGTGATGTGCACTGTAGACTTGCCTGCATGGTCCTCAGCTGGACTCCCTCTTAAGCCATGTACCACaaagttttattttaaagtgacgtttttgttcCAGCAGCCGTCGTATCTTCTTAAAATACTGcaagttattgttttttttcgtatcataaatttatatttatatatacattaatatatatgtatatatacatatataactTGGGACAGTTTAAGAAGAGACGACGGCTGCTACAACGAAAACATGACTTTAAAACGGTAAATATAGCAACTTTAagctgttgttttgcagaggggGCACGGTTTTCTTCTTAAGTGCATACCGCACGTAAGGCccgcttatttttcctccgaccaatcaaattctcaatttaAGGCTTTGTCATTGCCGTTTCCGTTGTGATACTGAAACTCCGTAATAGCGAGCTTCAGCAGCCACAACGACTACGGCAGAGAAAAGGTcaagtaaaaataaatatttgcgattattactttttgctcgcattctatcATTGACAAACTACGCTAGAAATGGACCGGTGGGAGCGCCGCAGATattattagcgaccttcagattggagcacgaggacgactacgagtacgagtttaaagttctgagcacgcgcacttcgaaaattttcgcctgTCAAACCTGAAGCGCgagctcagtacggaaaactcgtactcgtagtcgtcctcgtactgcaatctgaaggtcgctaatggCTGATGTGTGTTTACATTGTCGTCAAAACtctaaatttggaaa includes the following:
- the LOC136907738 gene encoding uncharacterized protein, whose amino-acid sequence is MATREVEPRDDYKESVNEDALSSTLLRPRRSQVQPGEYSKLESQYDDIMTPLPTLVESLRLDDTEYFPTPRANRGLQALNSCIGRLSDGRISPVRFQLNQPISEVAKSTSSYIKRKSKEVVETALECIAPGQSSELLTRITQPSTTKEPSTENKIIATLVLLYEGATSWYTKMTILSIFVQHYSKSKLKAMVPGLTTWRIDQARKHSATVGEGVYEEREPVVRYRLDGEKVDHFLDFISSPHYLQDVAYGTRKLKMSTGESIEVPDMVRTVISSRLVKLYQSYCREVDFYPLGRSTLFSILKICAASQRKSLAGLDNVTSEGASAFDTLENILQTMASLGSSLQWVDSLKQRIRAAKRYLKADYKLHILEESPCADHCIRFALSTDDAHFKSACDHDHSMECDRCLDCKKAPNDIIVGLDSEDICYSYQEQKEELKYDAEKAAEIILQWKAHIVRAINQEKSKIDVLDNLTAEQVLVVMDWAMKWLPRSYRETQKEWFGKKGISWHVSAFITKVEKDETEFQVQTFIHIFEKCNQDWFAVCSVLECLVHQLVQIAPNLKDIFLRSDNAGCYHNAALIINAPAIAAKGGLTLKNYSFSEANSGKDVCDRKIAPLKAHVTRYLNEGHDVMTAQQLKEAIDSYGGVRGCRAAVVEVNTKKQTTGTHKISGISQLNNFQYTQDGGITVWKAFRVGEGKRISKQELSKMGRSSSDTGVKIVLLSCEPHESTGMLKKTSKQTSEVPHVVTMPVTPPADQEDCQLFNCPEEGCVKNFRTSKNLQRHLDLGRHHFKLHEESQYDQIRRKWAQHCMSLKPQNPSYLFTASSSSEEVVSDVVIGWAQTRTKRSNRFSEKVKRFLLEQFMIGEETGRKVTPAEAANRIRSVRDDAGNRLFEKSEWLTVQQVTSYFSRLAAMKRMSQLPTEVESLEEEDVEAVVQQSERYHLRQKIYNTLTL